TATCACTTTTATTCTAACATATATCTTTGTTTCCCCATTTACCTAAATTAAcacctcttttttattatataaaaatgaCAATACCCACAGCTTTAATGACTCCACACATGCCGTTAAAATGATGCCTTCTTCCACCGCTCAACTAATGACACCTCAACATTTAGAAGCTGCTAAAAAGCTATCTGTCCAAGAGTTAAACGTTCTTGATCCAGAGACACATAAGGTAAATACACtaacttctttctttaatcactttattattcatgttttAACATGCAATTTCACAATTTATTTAAACTCATTTCCACTTTATTATTCTCTTATcactatatattttataatttttttgctatattaatatatattttttaaatatgttttaGGACACTCCCATTTTATGCAGAGCAGCTATTACGCGTTTTGACACCCGTAATGGTTGGTGGTATAAAGCATGTCCATCTTGCTTTAAACAACTTCGAACTGCTGCCCACCGTGATGAACTGTTGTGCCCAAAACACAATAATCAAATTCCTCTCCCTTGGTAATACAAATCTCaacaatttgtttcattttattttcccataatttaaacacaatcattataaattattaaaacattACATATATTTTACATACAGGTTCAAAGTGAGCTTGGTGCTTGAAGATTCAACTGATGAAACTAATGCTATCATAATTGGAAGACCAGCAGAACAACTGTTTAAAATTTCTTGCAATGAATTGGTTGTTCAAAGAGGTTTTACCGACCAACAACAATTACCAGATGTGATTCTGCAAACAAGAGGACAAGttaaaattttccaacttcGATTTGGAAGCATGAGAAGTGATTTCAACAGAAATGATCTACTCATTCAAGCAATCTTCGATGACACAATGCCACTTATTGAACCAACACCGCAATCATCTGACAAAAGTTTGGCTGCACATGATACAGAAAACATTGGCGCCCAAATGGTTCCACCCATTACCCCACTTCTCTCAAAGCAAATTCCAAGTGCATCTTCCACAAGCTCAGCTGATGCTTCTATAACAGAAGTTACcccaatttcaaaaaaaagatACAGAGACGCTGTCAAAAGAGCTCTATACCTTTCGTCCatcaaaaaaaccaaaaaggttAGAATtgatataataattaattccTTTATATCAATATTTACACATATTCTAACATTTaccaatatatttctttcttttccatctAGCATTTCTTTAAGTCATGTTCAAACCAAAACCGAATCTGAAAAAATGGTCACAACAAAAAGCATGGAGGAAATTATATCAGATTCTGATTTACCAATCATTGgcttaaagaaaaaatcaagcatGGAGAATTTGCCAACCAGCACTTCTACCCCAAAAATAGAGTTTGTATTCTCTAATTCACTCATCTCATTTAAATACATTTTACATCCATAATATTCGATTATTCATACCTTCTATCATGTTCTGATTGAtgctttgttttaatatattataagaTTCTCTCTACTTATTATATAGGTCAAAAAACCAACCACTATTGGATtaacaataaatcaaatttttgcATGCTGAATGTTTGGAAATACTATTAAATTGTCATATTTACAGGTaaattttttgggaaaatgTCCATTTTTCAAAGTAGGTTCTGCCCTTTTTTAACAGAAATGTCaaacccttaaataatttttgctctaAATAACAGCAAAAAAGTCATATATTCCTAATACATAAGAGAATTAAAAACCTAAACATTATATTTACACccttttttccaatttttcttcaaattattcaaccataattattttgcctctcttcaacttttcctttagataaacacaaaatttaaaatatgtttacTTTGTATTACTTCAATTAGAAAACCATCTACAGCTTGCTCATTAGTTCTCTTAATTTTGTAACTTTGTATTTCCTAGATTGGAAAACTATTTATAACTTTCTTATTAAATtgataaattatattattcctgtttatacataattaaatgtttatgatTATTGTCCTAAGTCAATTTTCCCCATTCATCAATATTAACATTTACtattttctcacttttttttataacaggGTCAAGACCTccatcaaagagaaaaaaaaatcatgaagaaAGTGCAAAACAAAGCTCGCCCAATTAAATAGCATGCTGTACAAAACTATCcaaattttgctattttgatGTCTACTTCCTACTATAAACATCTCAATGTATATAAAAACAAGTGTAGTGCTTTAACATAACAAGTAGCCTGTAAAATATGTTATTACATACTTTTTTCCAACTTACACTcctttataatattataaattaaatcccattatatatataaacagtCTAACTTTGTCTACACAATTTCAAAACCCGCAGCATCGCGCGGGCTTGCCTGCTAGTGTTAattcaaacttcaaaatctCTATTTATATCTATGAGTTACTAAGAATGCTTTCTCAGTTACTCTATCTATCTGGACTACTATCAATATCATCCATGATCGCAGTTAGTTGTGAGTGAGAGCTATTTAAAATAACAGAGAGAGATGGGTGATCATCAGAGAGTTCATCCTGCTGGGGATGTGGAAGCACCACCCACCACCGTGTCTGTGCCTCCGGCAGTGCCACAGCCACAGGGACACCGGCACAGTTCATCagtaacaacaacaacaacaacagagaaagaaaagtttgATAAAGATCAGAAAGAGGAGATTGATCAGCAGGAGCATCACCCTTTACAAATACAAGCACGTAGTAGCCTTCCGGTTAATATCCATGCGAAGAAGCCACCAACAAATTTAAAGAGAAGCACAAGCACATGTTCACGTACTTGTTGGAGCAGGTGCATGTATTGCACAATAGGCATCCTTGTCTTTGTATTCATCATAATAGGAGCCACTGCTGGCCTTCTCTACCTTATCTTCCATCCAAAACTTCCAAATTACTCGGTTGATAGCTTGAAAATAAGCGATCTAAGGCTCAATTTGGACCTTACTCTATATGCTAAATTTGACGTGAAGATAACAGCCAataacccaaataaaaagatCGGAATTCACTACGAGCAAAGTGTCCAGTTGAGCGTGTGGTATACAAACATGAAGCTTTGCCAAGGGACACTACCAAAGTTTTACCAAGGTCACCAGAACAAAACACTACTCAACGTGGCCTTGACCGGCCAAACGCAGTACGGAAACACTTTGATGAATGCACTgcaacagcaacaacaaacCGGACGC
The window above is part of the Prunus dulcis chromosome 1, ALMONDv2, whole genome shotgun sequence genome. Proteins encoded here:
- the LOC117619542 gene encoding replication protein A 70 kDa DNA-binding subunit D-like codes for the protein MSFTYIRDLQPFQFNKKLKVRICRMWRPKLIGSTDQFGGLQCILVDQKTDAIQASVKEIDYDFVAPKIKAGSIYEITHFHTGRNKPSHKIVPHVAQLFFNARTTFKELPTIQPHIPRHRFYLVDYTQLSTRIDKIDILTDVFGHITAIQPLEQKMVGNERLEDKCEVCIENIRKENVRITLWGNTAKTFDSQALQQLTSPIFAAFTSLKVKQFQGKIVLNSSVSTLIFINPDIQELAAYKTIFNDSTHAVKMMPSSTAQLMTPQHLEAAKKLSVQELNVLDPETHKDTPILCRAAITRFDTRNGWWYKACPSCFKQLRTAAHRDELLCPKHNNQIPLPWFKVSLVLEDSTDETNAIIIGRPAEQLFKISCNELVVQRGFTDQQQLPDVILQTRGQVKIFQLRFGSMRSDFNRNDLLIQAIFDDTMPLIEPTPQSSDKSLAAHDTENIGAQMVPPITPLLSKQIPSASSTSSADASITEVTPISKKRYRDAN
- the LOC117615441 gene encoding NDR1/HIN1-like protein 6 — its product is MGDHQRVHPAGDVEAPPTTVSVPPAVPQPQGHRHSSSVTTTTTTEKEKFDKDQKEEIDQQEHHPLQIQARSSLPVNIHAKKPPTNLKRSTSTCSRTCWSRCMYCTIGILVFVFIIIGATAGLLYLIFHPKLPNYSVDSLKISDLRLNLDLTLYAKFDVKITANNPNKKIGIHYEQSVQLSVWYTNMKLCQGTLPKFYQGHQNKTLLNVALTGQTQYGNTLMNALQQQQQTGRIPLDLKVDAPVAIQLGTLKLRKVRILGECLLVVDSLTANNLISIKANNCRFRLKL